The nucleotide window GTCCCAAAGAAGAATTCGCGGATAAATTCTTAGAATATTCGTCATAAAGCATATCTTCGAAAATTTCTTCTGCGTATCCGCCGTCTATAAGCCCGGATTTATGAACTGTGGATTTCATTTCTTTCAACATCATCTTAACGAAGATGGATTCGA belongs to Leptospira dzoumogneensis and includes:
- a CDS encoding rod-binding protein — its product is ESIFVKMMLKEMKSTVHKSGLIDGGYAEEIFEDMLYDEYSKNLSANSSLGLAEQIYQSLSSNLPPISKLDSKI